From the genome of Drosophila melanogaster chromosome 2L, one region includes:
- the CG11327 gene encoding uncharacterized protein, with protein MASRNVQATPSQEELKRTENNKNVKNSEECQSMENDVDAVVPSSSESELRPRSSGVRPTKIPAPLFLGPSASSRIYSSLMPERKRRSSMESQQMADDSGINLDCSTDEQQTTLSARPSPMLQPMLDRIPDTSSELELRLAEEQTLKELQRVVAEMEADVAFNNLDMQNLLPDDIDQDTQVQYDATDVDTQLQNEASDVENGAESSGLDMEQLTGNDIQQETLPETQPEELIPGNVQMVEKEIAPKGEFPEIKETAVEIESLKEFEIVQHLGEEPIDEHTEIVQETPQDPTDVESEKSVPESDMEELETLINESSESEEDRLVREQFEKYPETLEPMFHPTADEIVCIDSVPELADHPSLDGSVQNGREMVTLDELFDPEYNVHLMRQLLQARIEENSEVETAPDLIESEQAEERETLTGPEAEIDMEEETDPDLKQTGKPLSFLRRLVNHRILKLSYPILFCSLAFSLVYIIRKE; from the coding sequence ATGGCCAGCCGCAATGTGCAAGCAACTCCATCCCAGGAAGAGCTGAAGCGGACTGAGAAcaacaagaatgtgaaaaactCCGAAGAATGTCAATCAATGGAAAACGATGTGGACGCGGTTGTCCCATCTTCGTCGGAGAGTGAGCTGCGGCCTCGCAGTTCGGGAGTTAGGCCCACTAAAATTCCGGCTCCACTTTTCTTGGGACCCAGTGCCAGCAGCCGGATCTACAGTTCACTGATGCCCGAGAGAAAGCGACGCTCCTCCATGGAAAGTCAACAGATGGCCGACGATTCTGGCATCAATTTGGATTGCTCCACGGACGAGCAGCAGACTACGCTGTCGGCCAGACCGAGTCCAATGCTGCAGCCGATGCTCGACAGGATTCCGGACACTAGCAGCGAGTTGGAGCTCCGACTGGCAGAGGAGCAGACTCTCAAGGAACTTCAACGCGTCGTCGCCGAAATGGAGGCTGATGTGGCTTTTAATAATTTAGATATGCAAAATCTACTGCCCGATGATATTGACCAGGATACACAGGTGCAATATGACGCCACTGATGTGGATACACAGTTGCAAAATGAAGCCTCTGATGTGGAGAATGGTGCCGAGTCTTCCGGACTAGATATGGAACAGCTGACAGGAAACGATATTCAGCAGGAAACACTTCCTGAAACACAACCCGAAGAACTTATACCAGGAAATGTACAGATGGTGGAAAAAGAAATTGCACCGAAAGGGGAATTTCCAGAAATAAAGGAAACTGCCGTGGAAATAGAATCTTTAAAGGAATTCGAAATTGTCCAGCATTTGGGCGAAGAGCCAATAGATGAACACACAGAGATCGTCCAAGAGACCCCGCAAGATCCTACAGACGTAGAATCCGAGAAATCTGTACCCGAATCGGATATGGAGGAACTCGAAACGTTAATTAATGAAAGTAGCGAGTCCGAAGAGGACAGGCTTGTTCGTGAACAATTCGAGAAATACCCTGAAACATTGGAGCCCATGTTTCATCCAACGGCGGATGAGATTGTGTGCATTGACTCGGTCCCGGAACTGGCCGACCATCCCTCACTAGATGGGTCGGTGCAAAACGGTCGCGAGATGGTTACTTTGGATGAACTATTTGATCCGGAGTACAATGTGCACCTAATGCGCCAACTTTTGCAGGCCAGAATAGAAGAGAATAGCGAAGTTGAAACAGCTCCAGACTTGATAGAAAGTGAGCAAGCGGAAGAAAGGGAGACGCTGACGGGCCCGGAGGCGGAAATCGATATGGAGGAGGAAACGGATCCGGACCTAAAACAAACTGGCAAGCCCTTGAGTTTCTTGAGGCGTCTAGTCAACCACAGAATCCTTAAGCTTAGCTATCCCATATTGTTCTGCAGCTTGGCTTTCAGTTTGGTCTATATAATTCGCAAGGAGTAG
- the Tsp gene encoding thrombospondin, isoform H — translation MGHEVNGTSCRDMNECLLYDPCDELATCTNLSPGFQCSPCPVGFDGTHAHGYFADYYSVDYRRQTCLDVDECRTGFFRCPEHSTCINEIGSYRCQCHEGYVTNGTYSCLDRSSVFMCPDGTVCDRNAVCLRMDNIRHKCHCNVGWAGNGLICGRDTDVDGWPDQAIGCPELRCQRDNCPKLPNSGQEDADLDGHGDGCDDDADGDNVQNSQDNCWLAYNTEQLDSDGDKVGDVCDNCVLKYNPRQLDTDEDGLGDECDGDIDNDSIPNALDNCPLLPNPSQSDVDNDGVGDACDNCPNLPNPDQKDRDMDFVGDACHRDIDGDDDGVPNSLDNCPMVSNSDQLDTDGDGTGDECDDDMDGDGIPNYKDNCPLAKNPKQDDFNRNGKGDSCEDDEDVDGVPNGMDNCPNNSMIHHTDFRTLQTIPLDPKGLSQADPNWVVHANGTEIVQTLNSDPGLAVGKDAFGGVDFDGTFYINDDTDDDYAGFVFSYQSSYKYYVVQWKKGTQTYWEPRPFTASAAPGIQIKLVNSTEGPGPMMRNSLWHEGNTDGEARLLWKDPKNIAWKERTSYRWSLVHRPAIGLIRLQMHEGNRLIFDSGNVFDSTLKGGRLGVFCFSQRMIIWSNLQYKCNNRVKPLIYNDLSDYLKTKVELQD, via the exons ATGGGCCACGAGGTGAACGGAACCAGCTGCCGGGATATGAATGAGTGCCTGCTCTACGATCCTTGCGACGAGCTGGCGACGTGCACCAATCTTAGTCCTGGCTTCCAGTGCAGCCCGTGTCCCGTTGGCTTCGATGGCACCCACGCCCATGGCTACTTCGCCGACTACTACTCCGTGGATTATCGCAGGCAAACGTGCCTGGACGTCGATGAGTGCCGCACTGGGTTCTTCCGATGCCCGGAGCATTCTACTTGCATCAACGAGATT GGTTCCTACAGATGCCAATGCCACGAAGGATATGTAACAAATGGCACCTACAGCTGCCTAGACAGATCCTCGGTGTTCATGTGTCCGGATGGAACCGTTTGTGACCGCAATGCCGTGTGCCTTAGGATGGATAACATCCGCCACAAGTGTCACTGCAATGTGGGATGGGCGGGCAACGGTTTGATTTGCGGTAGGGATACCGACGTAGATGGATGGCCAGATCAGGCAATCGGTTGTCCAGAGCTGCGCTGTCAGCGAGACAACTGCCCGAAGTTGCCTAATTCAGGCCAGGAGGACGCCGATCTGGATGGACATGGCGATGGGTGCGACGACGATGCCGATGGCGACAATGTCCAGAACAGCCAAGACAACTGCTGGCTGGCCTACAACACCGAGCAGCTGGACTCGGATGGAGACAAGGTGGGCGATGTGTGCGACAACTGCGTGCTTAAGTACAATCCCAGGCAGTTGGACACGGACGAGGATGGACTGGGAGACGAGTGCGATGGTGATATCGACAACGACTCCATACCAAATGCGCTAGACAACTGTCCGCTGCTGCCGAATCCCAGTCAGTCGGACGTGGACAACGATGGTGTGGGCGACGCTTGCGATAACTGTCCGAATCTTCCGAATCCCGACCAAAAGGATCGCGACATGGACTTTGTAGGCGATGCCTGTCACAGAGACATCGACGGGGATGATGATGGAGTTCCAAACTCGCTGGACAACTGCCCAATGGTCAGTAACTCGGACCAGCTGGACACTGACGGTGATGGAACGGGCGATGAGTGCGATGACGACATGGACGGAGATGGGATACCCAACTACAAGGACAACTGTCCGCTGGCCAAGAACCCAAAGCAGGACGACTTCAATCGGAATGGCAAGGGTGACTCTTGCGAAGATGATGAGGACGTAGATGGTGTACCGAATGGCATGGACAACTGCCCGAACAACTCGATGATTCATCACACTGACTTTCGCACTCTTCAAACCATTCCACTGGATCCCAAAGGCCTATCGCAAGCGGATCCCAACTGGGTGGTACACGCCAATGGCACCGAGATAGTCCAGACCCTCAATTCGGATCCGGGACTAGCGGTGGGCAAGGACGCCTTCGGAGGCGTTGACTTCGACGGCACCTTTTATATCAACGATGACACGGACGATGACTACGCTGGCTTTGTGTTCAGCTACCAGAGCAGCTACAAGTACTACGTGGTGCAGTGGAAGAAGGGCACCCAAACCTACTGGGAGCCACGACCCTTCACCGCCTCTGCGGCGCCGGGCATCCAGATCAAGCTGGTCAACAGCACCGAGGGTCCGGGCCCAATGATGAGGAACAGCCTGTGGCACGAGGGAAACACCGACGGTGAGGCCAGGCTGCTGTGGAAGGATCCGAAGAACATTGCGTGGAAGGAAAGGACCTCCTACCGCTGGTCCCTGGTGCATCGACCGGCCATCGGCCTCATCCGCCTGCA AATGCACGAGGGTAACCGCCTGATCTTCGACTCGGGCAATGTGTTTGACTCCACGCTGAAGGGCGGTCGGCTGGGCGTGTTCTGCTTCTCACAGAGGATGATTATATGGTCCAACCTGCAGTACAAGTGCAATA ATCGTGTGAAGCCGCTGATCTACAATGATCTGTCCGACTATCTCAAGACGAAGGTGGAGTTGCAGGACTGA